The proteins below are encoded in one region of Streptomyces cyanogenus:
- a CDS encoding PP2C family protein-serine/threonine phosphatase, translating to MAAGRQRRAKAETFTARCKKQWHRVRVGLRRSAVDYFRGDGSDWIAFAGLLLTVPVLAAMTLLDSVWCSPATLVLPIVAGGLLLRPASLLGLYAAAATALIVESVRLGPYTEGPSRVTPGIVLVVAACGFFGLLTAQFRSRVGVPWRRGGTMLFDLRERIRVQSKLPKLPQGWHHEMALRPAGGQSFSGDFVVAARTNGGRTLEVVLTDVSGKGMDAGSRALLLSGAFGGLLGSLPPHAFLPAANGYLLRQDWDEGFATSIHLVLDLDSGDYELYSAGHPPGLQLSAGSGRWEEKAAEGPLLGVYDGAQFDPVKGSLRPGDVLMLFTDGLVETSDRDIVEGIDRLTGEADRYVSGGFHGAAWHLIEAVAKDVNDDRALLLICREPPSTPR from the coding sequence ATGGCAGCAGGACGACAGCGGCGCGCGAAGGCCGAGACGTTCACGGCCCGGTGCAAGAAGCAGTGGCACCGGGTCCGCGTCGGCCTGCGCAGAAGCGCCGTGGACTACTTCCGCGGCGACGGCTCGGACTGGATCGCCTTCGCCGGACTGCTGCTCACCGTGCCCGTCCTCGCGGCCATGACCCTGCTGGACTCGGTGTGGTGCTCCCCGGCCACCCTGGTCCTGCCGATCGTCGCCGGCGGCCTGCTGCTGCGCCCGGCGAGCCTGCTCGGCCTGTACGCGGCGGCGGCCACCGCGCTGATCGTGGAGTCGGTACGGCTCGGCCCGTACACCGAGGGCCCCTCCCGGGTCACTCCGGGCATCGTCCTGGTGGTCGCCGCGTGCGGCTTCTTCGGGCTGCTGACCGCGCAGTTCCGCAGCCGGGTCGGGGTGCCCTGGCGGCGCGGCGGCACCATGCTGTTCGACCTGCGCGAGCGGATCCGGGTGCAGAGCAAGCTGCCGAAGCTGCCGCAGGGCTGGCACCACGAGATGGCGCTGCGTCCGGCGGGCGGCCAGTCGTTCTCGGGTGACTTCGTGGTCGCGGCCCGTACGAACGGCGGCCGCACCCTGGAGGTCGTCCTCACGGACGTGTCCGGCAAGGGCATGGACGCGGGTTCGCGGGCCCTGCTGCTCTCGGGCGCGTTCGGTGGCCTGCTGGGCTCCCTGCCCCCGCACGCCTTCCTGCCCGCCGCGAACGGCTACCTCCTCCGCCAGGACTGGGACGAGGGCTTCGCCACCTCCATCCACCTGGTCCTGGACCTCGACTCCGGCGACTACGAGCTGTACTCCGCCGGCCATCCACCGGGGCTCCAGCTGAGCGCGGGCAGCGGACGCTGGGAGGAGAAGGCCGCCGAGGGCCCCCTGCTCGGGGTGTACGACGGCGCCCAGTTCGACCCCGTCAAGGGCTCCCTGCGCCCCGGCGACGTCCTGATGCTCTTCACGGACGGCCTGGTGGAGACCTCCGACCGGGACATCGTCGAGGGCATCGACCGCCTCACCGGCGAGGCCGACCGCTACGTCTCCGGCGGCTTCCACGGCGCGGCCTGGCACCTCATCGAGGCAGTGGCCAAGGACGTCAACGACGACCGGGCCCTCCTGCTGATCTGCCGCGAACCCCCCTCGACCCCCCGCTGA
- a CDS encoding ribose-5-phosphate isomerase — MRVYLGSDHAGYELKNHLAEWLKAAGHEPVDCGPHIYDAQDDYPPFCLRAAERTAADPDALGIVIGGSGNGEQIAANKVKGVRAALAWSEETAALGRQHNNANVVAVGARMHSTEEATKFVEVFLNTPFSGDERHIRRIDMLASYETTGDLPPIPPHHPQQ, encoded by the coding sequence ATGCGCGTGTATCTCGGCTCCGACCATGCGGGCTACGAACTCAAGAACCACCTCGCCGAGTGGCTGAAGGCCGCCGGCCACGAGCCCGTCGACTGCGGGCCGCACATCTACGACGCCCAGGACGACTACCCGCCCTTCTGCCTCCGCGCCGCGGAGAGGACGGCCGCGGACCCGGACGCCCTCGGCATCGTGATCGGCGGCTCCGGCAACGGTGAGCAGATCGCCGCGAACAAGGTGAAGGGTGTGCGCGCGGCGCTCGCCTGGAGCGAGGAGACGGCGGCGCTCGGGCGCCAGCACAACAACGCCAACGTGGTGGCCGTGGGTGCGCGGATGCACAGCACGGAGGAGGCGACCAAGTTCGTCGAGGTCTTCCTCAACACCCCGTTCTCCGGTGACGAGCGTCACATCCGCCGCATCGACATGCTGGCGTCGTACGAGACCACGGGCGACCTCCCCCCGATCCCGCCCCACCACCCCCAGCAGTGA
- a CDS encoding amino acid permease → MTPGSGLQAGLKNRHLTMIAIGGVIGAGLFVGSSSGIATAGPGILLSYALVGTLVVLVMRMLGEMSAANPTSGSFSAHADRALGRWAGFSIGWLYWFFWVVVLAVEATAGAKILEGWVPAVPQWGWALIVMVVLTATNLVSVGSYGEFEFWFAGIKVVAIGAFIVVGLLAVFGVLPGVDAEKASFGNLTSHGGFLPHGPGAILTGVLLVVFSFMGSEIATLAAGESEDPQKAVTKSTNSIIWRIGVFYLGSILVVVSLLPWDDKSIAKDGSYVAALNSLGIAHAGEIMNFIVLTSVLSCLNSGLYTASRMAFSLGERGDAPKAFARVNSRGVPMAAILASVVFGFVAVFFNYLSPDKIFLFLVNSSGAVALFVWLVICFSQLRMRKIIQREAPDKLIVKMWLYPYLTWATAALIVFVLGYMLTDTEHDGRETVLLSLLVAAIVLVIAVVKEQIRPGRPAPAAEAPADKVSVG, encoded by the coding sequence ATGACCCCTGGTTCGGGCCTCCAAGCAGGACTGAAAAACCGCCACCTCACGATGATCGCTATCGGTGGCGTCATCGGAGCCGGCCTCTTCGTCGGCTCCAGCTCCGGTATCGCCACCGCGGGACCCGGCATCCTCCTGTCCTATGCCCTCGTCGGCACCCTCGTCGTGCTCGTGATGCGCATGCTCGGCGAGATGTCCGCGGCCAATCCGACCTCCGGCTCCTTCTCCGCGCACGCCGACCGTGCGCTGGGCCGCTGGGCCGGGTTCTCCATCGGCTGGCTCTACTGGTTCTTCTGGGTCGTCGTGCTCGCCGTCGAGGCGACCGCCGGCGCGAAGATCCTCGAAGGCTGGGTCCCGGCCGTCCCGCAGTGGGGCTGGGCACTCATCGTGATGGTCGTGCTGACCGCGACCAACCTCGTCTCCGTCGGCTCCTACGGCGAGTTCGAGTTCTGGTTCGCCGGCATCAAGGTCGTGGCGATCGGCGCGTTCATCGTCGTCGGTCTGCTCGCCGTGTTCGGCGTGCTGCCGGGCGTGGACGCCGAGAAGGCATCCTTCGGCAACCTCACCTCGCACGGCGGCTTCCTGCCGCACGGTCCGGGTGCGATCCTCACCGGCGTGCTGCTGGTCGTCTTCTCCTTCATGGGCAGCGAGATCGCCACCCTGGCGGCCGGCGAGTCCGAGGACCCGCAGAAGGCGGTCACCAAGTCGACCAACAGCATCATCTGGCGGATCGGCGTCTTCTACCTGGGCTCGATCCTGGTCGTGGTCTCGCTGCTGCCGTGGGACGACAAGTCCATCGCGAAGGACGGCTCCTACGTCGCCGCCCTGAACTCGCTGGGCATCGCACACGCCGGTGAGATCATGAACTTCATCGTGCTGACCTCGGTGCTGTCCTGTCTGAACTCCGGCCTGTACACGGCCTCCCGTATGGCCTTCTCGCTCGGTGAGCGGGGTGACGCGCCGAAGGCGTTCGCGCGGGTCAACAGCCGGGGCGTGCCGATGGCGGCGATCCTCGCGTCGGTCGTGTTCGGCTTCGTCGCCGTCTTCTTCAACTACCTGTCCCCGGACAAGATCTTCCTCTTCCTGGTCAACTCGTCCGGCGCGGTGGCCCTGTTCGTGTGGCTGGTCATCTGCTTCTCGCAGCTGCGGATGCGGAAGATCATCCAGCGCGAGGCGCCGGACAAGCTCATCGTGAAGATGTGGCTGTACCCGTACCTGACCTGGGCGACGGCCGCGCTGATCGTGTTCGTCCTCGGCTACATGCTGACCGACACCGAGCACGACGGCCGGGAGACCGTGCTGCTGTCGCTGCTGGTCGCGGCGATCGTGCTGGTGATCGCCGTGGTGAAGGAGCAGATCAGGCCGGGCCGCCCGGCTCCCGCGGCCGAGGCTCCGGCCGACAAGGTGTCCGTCGGCTGA
- a CDS encoding biotin transporter BioY has translation MSTAAATARPREVLADLLPASRVRDVALVLGGAALTGLAAQIAVPVPGSPVPVTGQTFAALLVGTALGASRGLAALAVYALAGLAGVPWFAHGTSGASVSFGYILGMLLASTVVGALARRGADRSVLRMAGTMLLGEAIIYAVGVPYLAYAADLSASQAVAAGLTPFLIGDAVKAALAMGLLPTAWKLVDKR, from the coding sequence ATGAGCACCGCTGCCGCCACCGCCCGCCCCCGCGAGGTACTCGCCGACCTGCTCCCCGCGTCCCGCGTCCGCGACGTCGCGCTCGTGCTCGGCGGCGCCGCGCTCACCGGCCTGGCCGCCCAGATCGCCGTCCCCGTCCCCGGCTCCCCGGTGCCGGTGACCGGCCAGACCTTCGCCGCGCTGCTGGTCGGCACGGCGCTGGGCGCGAGCCGGGGCCTCGCCGCGCTCGCCGTGTACGCCCTCGCCGGGCTCGCCGGCGTCCCGTGGTTCGCCCACGGCACCTCCGGGGCGTCGGTGTCCTTCGGCTACATCCTCGGCATGCTGCTGGCGTCCACCGTGGTGGGCGCCCTGGCCCGCCGCGGCGCCGACCGCTCCGTGCTGCGCATGGCCGGCACCATGCTGCTGGGCGAGGCGATCATCTACGCGGTCGGCGTCCCGTACCTGGCCTACGCCGCCGACCTCTCGGCCTCCCAGGCCGTCGCCGCCGGCCTCACCCCGTTCCTGATCGGCGACGCCGTGAAGGCGGCCCTGGCGATGGGCCTGCTGCCCACCGCGTGGAAGCTCGTCGACAAGCGCTGA
- a CDS encoding GNAT family N-acetyltransferase encodes MGTDHGTELKPLCPEEFDRWWDHLIRAFGGGPASAEERELDRSVTEFDRSLGVWDGDTLVGTSGAFSFRMTVPGGALVPTAGVTMVSVAATHRRRGVLTSMMRRLLDDAHAKGEPLAALFASEPAIYGRFGYGTATFQLNAEIDTSRVTLALPEGTDEVRVRYAPPADVLAECEAVYAALVPRRPGMLARLPGWERAALVDPESEREGASALQCVVAERNGEVTGYARFRTKMGWGPSGHDGTVTLEDLASLDPASEAALWRFLFGIDLMTTLKVRARPVDDAWQHLVSDLRRCLPQPRDAAYVRLVDVGAALSARTYLTPVDVVFEIEDAFCPWNTGRWRLTGDAKGASCERTADAADLALSVRELGAAYLGGVSLLSLAAAGRVRELRPGALAEASVGFGSPVAPWFPHGF; translated from the coding sequence ATGGGGACTGACCACGGAACCGAGTTGAAGCCGCTGTGCCCTGAGGAGTTCGACCGGTGGTGGGACCACCTGATCCGGGCCTTCGGCGGCGGCCCCGCCTCGGCCGAGGAACGCGAACTGGACCGGTCCGTCACCGAGTTCGACCGCTCCCTGGGCGTCTGGGACGGGGACACGCTCGTCGGTACGTCCGGGGCCTTCAGCTTTCGGATGACCGTGCCGGGCGGCGCGTTGGTGCCCACGGCCGGCGTGACGATGGTCAGCGTGGCCGCGACGCACCGGCGCCGGGGGGTGCTGACGTCGATGATGCGGCGGCTGCTGGACGACGCGCACGCCAAGGGCGAGCCGCTGGCCGCGCTGTTCGCCTCCGAACCCGCGATCTACGGCCGGTTCGGGTACGGCACGGCGACCTTCCAGCTCAACGCCGAGATCGACACCAGCCGGGTGACCCTGGCGCTGCCGGAGGGCACCGACGAGGTGCGCGTGCGCTACGCGCCGCCGGCCGACGTCCTGGCGGAGTGCGAGGCGGTGTACGCGGCCCTGGTACCGCGCCGCCCCGGCATGCTCGCGCGGCTGCCCGGCTGGGAGCGGGCCGCGTTGGTCGACCCGGAGAGCGAGCGGGAGGGGGCGTCGGCGCTGCAGTGCGTGGTCGCCGAACGGAACGGCGAGGTCACCGGGTACGCGCGCTTCCGCACCAAGATGGGCTGGGGGCCGAGCGGTCACGACGGCACGGTGACCCTGGAGGACCTGGCCTCGCTCGATCCGGCGAGCGAGGCCGCGCTGTGGCGCTTCCTGTTCGGCATCGACCTGATGACGACGCTGAAGGTGCGGGCCCGGCCGGTCGACGACGCCTGGCAACATCTGGTCTCCGACCTGCGCCGCTGTCTGCCGCAGCCGCGGGACGCCGCGTACGTCCGGCTCGTGGACGTGGGAGCGGCCCTGTCGGCCCGTACGTATCTCACGCCCGTCGACGTCGTGTTCGAGATCGAGGACGCCTTCTGCCCCTGGAACACGGGGCGGTGGCGGCTGACGGGTGACGCGAAGGGCGCGTCCTGCGAGCGGACGGCCGACGCGGCCGACCTCGCCCTGTCCGTACGGGAATTGGGTGCGGCCTATCTGGGCGGGGTGAGTCTGCTGTCGCTGGCGGCGGCCGGGCGGGTACGGGAGCTCAGGCCGGGGGCGCTGGCGGAGGCGTCGGTGGGCTTCGGCTCACCGGTGGCCCCGTGGTTCCCGCACGGCTTCTAG
- a CDS encoding HD domain-containing protein → MTPLTLAEVEAIARAAHEGQTDKAGRPYTEHLAAVAEGVRTRGGDAEQIAAAWLHDSVEDDALTRDWLATAALSPRTKAIVDALTKRPGEEPEAYARRILATRGAPLVKEADLAHNADPRRLAVLDEPTRKRLTEKYARMRALLGL, encoded by the coding sequence ATGACCCCTCTCACACTCGCCGAGGTAGAGGCCATCGCCCGCGCCGCCCACGAGGGCCAGACCGACAAGGCGGGGCGGCCGTACACCGAGCACCTCGCCGCGGTCGCGGAAGGCGTCCGCACCCGCGGCGGCGACGCGGAGCAGATCGCGGCGGCCTGGCTGCACGACTCCGTCGAGGACGACGCCCTCACCCGCGACTGGCTGGCCACCGCCGCGCTGAGCCCCCGCACCAAGGCCATCGTGGACGCCCTCACCAAGCGCCCCGGCGAGGAACCGGAGGCGTACGCGCGCCGGATCCTCGCCACCCGGGGCGCCCCGCTGGTGAAGGAGGCCGACCTGGCGCACAACGCCGACCCGAGGCGCCTCGCCGTGCTGGACGAGCCGACCCGGAAACGACTGACCGAGAAGTACGCCCGCATGCGCGCACTTCTCGGTCTGTGA
- a CDS encoding Fpg/Nei family DNA glycosylase: protein MPEGHTIHRLAQDYAEHFLGTAPHVTSPQGKFSDAAALLHRTELTATEAHGKHLFLGFRDADWIHIHLGLFGKVGFGDAPAPPPTDTVRLRLATDTSYVDLRGPTTCALITDAEKQAIHDRLGPDPLREDADPRTAYRRISRSRTTIAALLMDQKTVAGVGNVYRAEVLFRHGIDPYRAGRDITPAEWDALWADLVDLMREGVRNNRIDTVRPEHTPEAMGRPPRVDDHGGEVYVYRRATLPCHVCGSEIRTAGLAARNLFWCPGCQQR, encoded by the coding sequence GTGCCGGAAGGGCACACGATCCATCGGCTGGCCCAGGACTACGCCGAGCACTTCCTCGGCACGGCCCCCCACGTCACCAGCCCCCAGGGCAAGTTCTCCGACGCCGCCGCCCTCCTGCACCGTACCGAGCTGACCGCCACCGAAGCCCACGGCAAGCACCTCTTCCTGGGCTTCCGGGACGCCGACTGGATCCACATCCACCTCGGCCTCTTCGGCAAGGTCGGCTTCGGCGACGCCCCGGCACCCCCGCCCACCGACACCGTCCGGCTCCGGCTCGCGACCGACACGTCGTACGTCGACCTGCGCGGCCCCACCACCTGCGCCCTGATCACGGACGCCGAGAAGCAGGCGATCCACGACCGGCTCGGCCCCGACCCGCTCCGCGAGGACGCCGACCCGCGCACGGCGTACCGGAGGATCTCCCGCAGCCGTACGACGATCGCCGCGCTGCTCATGGACCAGAAGACCGTGGCCGGCGTCGGCAACGTCTACCGCGCCGAGGTCCTCTTCCGGCACGGCATCGACCCCTACCGCGCCGGCCGGGACATCACCCCGGCCGAGTGGGACGCCCTCTGGGCCGACCTGGTGGACCTGATGCGGGAGGGCGTGCGGAACAACCGGATCGACACCGTCCGCCCGGAGCACACCCCGGAGGCGATGGGCCGCCCGCCCCGCGTGGACGACCACGGCGGCGAGGTCTACGTCTACCGCCGCGCCACCCTGCCCTGCCACGTCTGCGGCAGCGAGATCCGGACCGCCGGCCTCGCCGCCCGCAACCTCTTCTGGTGCCCCGGCTGCCAGCAGCGCTGA